The following are from one region of the Coffea eugenioides isolate CCC68of chromosome 2, Ceug_1.0, whole genome shotgun sequence genome:
- the LOC113759549 gene encoding putative disease resistance protein RGA3: protein MILQSLQGQEPEAKDREARVKQLMALLDGKKYLLVLDDVWNKESMLWNDFLGSLKGTSQAMGSWILVTTREQQVVDITRISSPQSYSLKQLSDDQCWRILKENAFCGGEVQDGLQDIGLKIAQRCRGLPLAASVLGGMLHNKGPDEWQSLESGLQSLGGDENSYVKEILKLSFDHLPYPSLKKCFAYCSIFPKDFQMERNELIQLWAAEGFLHSNPRNDIHMEEVGNRYFTILLDSNLFQEAEKDDYGNVLNCKMHDLVHDMVQSISNSKTLRLTESGSVLMETSSIQYLALERSEKEMPFPSTESFKHITTLFLQGNKSLNDREMSFFMLRVLKLRASSVEELPKSIGKLTHLRYLALLGTSIKILPESLCQLYNLQTLRVKYYYRSLKKFPKNFKNLVNLRHFDFFSEDKSSDIMPFEIGQLQFLQTLPFFNIGEERGRQIGELRNLKNLSGQLELRNLELVKSKKEAESANLIGKPNIDELKLLWNEIDNSRNNDSEYNQVLEGLQAHQNLKGLIIERFFGDKLSTWIGELGRLVKFELQNCKNCKELPTLGNMPFLKSLHLEGLDCVTSIGPSFYSRSGVHSGRTSQRPLNLFPALEDLILENMQNLREWTEATVHDGTMVVFPVLHTVRIIDCPQLATFPSHFPHLKELNIKKTQNGSALMTYICSGVSTLTRLSVESVTGLTKLPNMLFQNNPKLANLELRDCGDLTQFSDFSFDVPQTSKGPNYQSVAEHTCIDNNGPQHLVGLESLEVLNVGGCDSLESISIPKGRKYLTALQKLRIFFCYRLTHLSIPQIFESEWDSTSPFSSSGNCPSLLPLETLLVLHCPNLISFPIDLTRTSSLSYLDIEECKKLTDLPKGKLCSLTTLRELYVGPFSETTTELHSFVDLFDALPPPHPYFPSLSKLGLYGWPHWESLPEQLQHLSALTILGLAREFTLSPIYEKPHQTKRAAVYELSPSKGKMQSK from the exons ATGATTCTACAATCACTGCAAGGTCAAGAGCCTGAAGCTAAGGATAGGGAAGCCAGAGTCAAGCAGCTTATGGCATTATTGGACGGTAAAAAATACCTACTGGTCTTGGATGATGTGTGGAATAAGGAGTCCATGCTATGGAATGATTTTCTTGGGTCTCTGAAAGGTACTAGCCAAGCCATGGGGAGTTGGATTCTCGTAACCACTCGTGAGCAACAGGTGGTAGACATCACCAGAATTTCTTCTCCTCAGAGTTATTCCTTGAAACAATTATCAGATGATCAATGTTGGCGCATTCTcaaagaaaatgcattttgtggtGGGGAAGTGCAGGATGGGCTGCAAGATATAGGGTTGAAGATTGCGCAAAGATGCCGAGGCTTACCATTGGCTGCAAGTGTTCTCGGTGGCATGCTGCACAACAAGGGACCAGATGAATGGCAAAGCTTAGAGAGTGGGCTTCAAAGTTTAGGCGGAGATGAAAATAGTTACGTCAAAGAAATTTTGAAGTTGAGTTTTGATCATCTCCCATATCCTTCTCTTAAAAAGTGTTTTGCATATTGTTCAATTTTTCCCAAGGATTTTCAAATGGAAAGGAATGAATTAATCCAACTTTGGGCAGCAGAAGGATTTCTTCATTCAAATCCAAGAAACGATATACATATGGAGGAAGTTGGTAACAGgtattttaccattttgttGGATAGTAACTTATTTCAAGAGGCAGAGAAGGATGATTATGGGAATGTTTTGAATTGCAAAATGCATGATCTTGTGCATGACATGGTGCAATCCATTTCCAATTCCAAAACTTTAAGGTTGACAGAGTCTGGTAGTGTTCTTATGGAAACGTCTTCTATTCAGTATCTTGCACTGGAGAGAAGTGAAAAAGAAATGCCATTTCCTTCCACTGAAAGTTTCAAGCATATTACGACATTGTTTTTGCAAGGAAACAAATCACTTAATGACAGGGAGATGTCATTTTTTATGTTGCGAGTTTTGAAGTTAAGGGCATCGAGTGTCGAAGAGCTTCCTAAATCAATTGGCAAGCTAACTCATTTGCGATATCTTGCTTTGTTAGGGACTTCAATCAAAATATTGCCGGAGTCTCTGTGTCAACTTTACAATTTGCAGACATTAAGAGTTAAATATTATTATCGCTCATTGAAAAAGTTTCCTaagaatttcaagaatttgGTGAATTTAAGGCATTTTGACTTTTTCTCTGAGGATAAATCAAGTGATATTATGCCTTTTGAGATCGGACAGTTGCAGTTTCTCCAAACTTTGCCATTTTTCAATATTGGTGAAGAAAGAGGTCGACAAATTGGAGAATTGAGGAATTTGAAGAATCTCAGTGGACAACTTGAGTTACGTAATCTTGAATTAGTGAAAAGCAAGAAAGAAGCTGAGTCTGCAAATCTGATTGGGAAGCCAAACATTGATGAGTTAAAATTACTATGGAATGAAATAgataattcaagaaataatGATAGTGAATACAATCAAGTGTTGGAAGGCTTGCAAGCTCACCAAAATTTGAAAGGTTTGATAATTGAAAGATTTTTTGGTGATAAACTTTCGACATGGATCGGAGAACTTGGGAGATTGGTGAAATTCGAATTGCAAAATTGCAAAAACTGCAAAGAGTTACCAACTCTTGGAAACATGCCCTTCCTCAAATCTCTTCACTTGGAAGGACTTGACTGCGTAACAAGTATAGGCCCTTCTTTTTATAGCAGATCAGGCGTGCATAGTGGCAGGACCAGTCAAAGGCCCCTAAACTTGTTTCCAGCACTTGAAGATCTCATTctagaaaatatgcaaaatttgagggAATGGACGGAAGCAACAGTTCATGATGGGACAATGGTAGTGTTTCCGGTCCTTCATACGGTAAGGATTATTGATTGCCCTCAATTAGCCACTTTTCCAAGTCATTTTCCACATCTTAAGGAATTGAACATCAAGAAAACCCAAAATGGATCAGCATTAATGACATATATTTGTAGTGGAGTCAGCACTCTCACTAGACTTTCCGTTGAGAGTGTGACTGGACTCACCAAACTACCAAATATGTTATTCCAAAACAATCCCAAGCTTGCAAATCTCGAATTAAGAGATTGTGGTGATTTGACCCAATTCTCGGATTTTTCATTTGATGTTCCTCAAACTTCAAAAGGACCAAATTACCAATCAGTAGCTGAGCACACTTGTATTGACAATAATGGTCCTCAACATTTGGTTGGCCTTGAGTCCCTAGAGGTATTAAATGTTGGTGGGTGCGACTCGCTCGAGTCAATTTCAATCCCCAAGGGACGCAAATACCTCACTGCCTTGCAAAAATTAAGGATTTTCTTTTGCTATAGGTTGACCCACTTGTCCATCCCCCAAATATTTGAGTCAGAGTGGGATTCCACTTCACCCTTCTCCTCCTCTGGTAATtgtccttctcttcttcctcttgagACATTGCTTGTACTCCATTGCCCCAATCTTATCTCCTTCCCAATTGATTTAACCCGAACATCTTCTCTCTCTTACCTGGACATAGAAGAGTGTAAGAAATTAACCGACTTGCCCAAGGGGAAGCTTTGTTCTCTTACAACCTTGAGAGAATTATACGTCGGACCATTCTCAGAAACCACCACAGAGCTGCATTCCTTCGTAGACCTCTTTGATGCTCTCCCACCACCACACCCCTACTTCCCCTCCCTTTCAAAATTAGGTTTGTATGGATGGCCTCATTGGGAATCTCTGCCCGAGCAACTTCAGCACCTCTCTGCCCTAACAATTCTTGGACTAG CTAGAGAATTTACCCTCTCACCAATCTATGAAAAGCCTCACCAGACTAAGAGAGCTGCAGTTTACGAACTGTCCCCTTCTAAAGGAAAGATGCAATCCAAATAG